In one Arenibacter antarcticus genomic region, the following are encoded:
- a CDS encoding nitrous oxide reductase accessory protein NosL, with protein sequence MKKYFIPTILLLILTSCSIKPQPIDYGSDACYYCSMTIVDRQHAAQIVTEKGKAFKFDATECMMNHLNDINSNEIALFLVNDYSNPGVLINATKAFYLISEGIPSPMGEYLTAFGAKEGVEEAMLIHEGDQLNWEQLKLRFEY encoded by the coding sequence ATGAAAAAGTATTTTATCCCTACTATTTTATTGTTAATACTGACTTCTTGTAGTATTAAACCGCAACCTATAGATTACGGGTCGGATGCGTGCTACTATTGTAGCATGACTATTGTTGATAGGCAACACGCTGCCCAAATAGTGACCGAAAAGGGCAAAGCGTTTAAGTTTGATGCCACGGAATGTATGATGAACCATTTAAATGATATCAATAGTAACGAAATAGCCCTTTTCTTAGTAAATGACTATTCCAACCCGGGAGTATTGATAAATGCTACCAAGGCTTTTTATTTGATCAGTGAGGGAATACCAAGTCCCATGGGAGAATACTTAACGGCTTTCGGAGCAAAGGAAGGAGTAGAGGAAGCCATGTTGATCCATGAGGGAGATCAACTAAACTGGGAGCAGCTTAAATTGAGATTTGAGTATTAA
- a CDS encoding nitrous oxide reductase family maturation protein NosD, with product MERKHVVLYVILLLLGTKMWASTITVCKTCPIKTIKEGIARAADFDTILIKKGTYHEFNIRITKPLTLIGEDYPIIDGQEQGEIIQIAANNVTIEGVFIKNVGTSYTSDYAAIRVIRSEDFLIQNVKLEKLFFGIYLEKSKNGKVLNNKIVGDAKDEYNSGNGIQLWHSQNIIVANNSVQRVRDGIYLEFSDDILIENNYSANNLRYGLHFMFSNDDIYKGNTFENNGAGVAVMFSKRIKMLGNTFRKNWGTASFGMLLKEINDAEIYGNTFEENTVGISIEGSNRIDYKNNDFIRNGWAIKVRGACYANTITNNNFLYNSFDLAYNSNLNDNIFEGNYWSSYTGYDLNRDGIGDVPFRPVKLFSYIVNRTPETIILLRSLFMDIIDFSEKVSPVFTPDNLVDAKPLMKKNK from the coding sequence ATGGAGCGTAAACATGTTGTATTGTATGTGATTTTGCTCTTGCTTGGAACTAAAATGTGGGCCTCTACTATTACGGTCTGCAAAACCTGTCCCATAAAGACCATTAAGGAGGGAATAGCCCGGGCGGCGGATTTTGACACTATTTTAATCAAAAAAGGAACGTATCATGAATTCAATATTCGGATTACCAAACCCTTGACCTTAATAGGGGAGGACTATCCTATTATTGATGGGCAGGAGCAAGGTGAGATTATTCAGATAGCAGCCAATAACGTTACAATTGAAGGGGTATTTATTAAAAATGTGGGCACAAGCTACACTTCAGACTATGCAGCTATCCGCGTTATAAGAAGCGAAGATTTTCTGATACAGAATGTAAAATTGGAAAAGTTGTTTTTTGGCATCTATCTGGAAAAATCAAAAAATGGGAAGGTGCTTAACAATAAAATTGTCGGAGATGCGAAAGATGAATACAATTCAGGAAATGGCATTCAACTATGGCATTCGCAAAACATCATAGTAGCCAATAATTCTGTACAGCGGGTTAGAGATGGCATTTATTTGGAATTTTCGGACGATATACTAATCGAGAATAACTATAGCGCCAATAATCTGCGTTACGGTTTACATTTTATGTTTTCCAATGATGATATCTACAAAGGGAATACTTTTGAGAATAATGGGGCAGGGGTAGCGGTGATGTTTTCCAAAAGAATAAAAATGCTGGGGAATACCTTTAGAAAAAACTGGGGTACAGCTTCTTTTGGAATGTTATTAAAAGAGATCAACGATGCTGAAATTTATGGAAACACCTTTGAGGAGAATACTGTAGGGATTAGTATAGAGGGTTCTAACCGAATAGATTACAAAAACAACGATTTTATAAGAAACGGATGGGCCATAAAAGTGCGTGGTGCCTGTTATGCCAATACCATTACCAATAATAATTTTCTTTACAATTCATTTGATCTGGCCTACAACAGTAATTTGAATGATAATATTTTTGAAGGGAATTATTGGAGTAGTTATACTGGCTATGATCTAAATCGGGACGGTATAGGGGATGTGCCCTTCAGACCCGTAAAATTATTCTCATATATTGTAAATAGGACGCCAGAAACTATTATTCTCTTGCGAAGTCTGTTTATGGATATAATAGATTTTTCAGAAAAAGTATCTCCGGTCTTTACTCCGGACAATTTAGTTGATGCAAAACCATTAATGAAAAAAAATAAATGA
- a CDS encoding ABC transporter ATP-binding protein, whose translation MIQVENLHKKFGTNPVLTGLDLNIHGGDIFAVLGPNGSGKTTLIKTILGMVIPDKGTISVMDTAIKNKWKYRQQINYLPQIANFPGNLRVKELIEMIKDIRQIPSEEEKLITRFGLEPFLDKKLSNLSGGTKQKVNIVLTFMFDCPLIILDEPTTGLDPVALIRLKELIFEEKAKGKTFLITSHIMQFVEEVTDEVVYLLEGKIYFKGSISALKTKTGQSNFEHAIAAISTQNDHD comes from the coding sequence ATGATACAGGTAGAAAACCTACATAAAAAATTCGGAACAAATCCGGTACTGACCGGACTGGATCTTAACATCCATGGGGGCGATATATTTGCTGTCCTAGGTCCCAATGGCTCTGGGAAAACAACCTTGATTAAAACTATACTGGGAATGGTAATTCCAGACAAGGGGACCATCTCCGTTATGGATACTGCCATTAAAAATAAATGGAAATACCGACAGCAAATTAACTATTTGCCCCAGATTGCCAATTTTCCGGGTAACCTTAGAGTCAAGGAATTGATTGAAATGATTAAGGATATACGGCAAATTCCCAGTGAGGAGGAAAAACTTATCACCCGATTTGGTTTGGAGCCTTTTTTGGACAAGAAACTGAGTAATCTGTCCGGGGGAACCAAACAAAAAGTAAATATTGTACTGACCTTTATGTTCGATTGTCCTCTAATTATATTGGATGAGCCTACTACCGGATTGGATCCAGTGGCACTGATCAGATTAAAAGAGTTGATATTTGAGGAAAAGGCCAAAGGAAAGACTTTTTTAATTACCTCCCATATTATGCAGTTTGTTGAGGAAGTAACCGATGAGGTGGTCTATCTTCTCGAGGGTAAAATATATTTTAAAGGTAGTATAAGTGCCCTGAAGACGAAAACGGGACAATCTAATTTTGAACATGCCATTGCGGCAATATCTACACAGAACGATCATGATTAA
- a CDS encoding ABC transporter permease has protein sequence MIKILKYSFYDLMRSRWSYVYFLFYLLLGFVLLFLNSELSKAVITLMNVIIVLVPLIGTIFGVMYYYNSKEFTELLLAQPIKRSSIFFGQYLGVAGSLTMSLVLGLGIPFVLYGLFESNAIWDFSLLLITGAFLTMIFTALAFNIALSNENKIKGFGYAVLVWLFLAVIYDGLFLMSLIIFEQYPLDSFSLIATMFNPIDLSRTLILLKLDISALLGYTGAIFKQFFGTNLGLIMSVVMLALWTIIPVWRLGYKSRRKDF, from the coding sequence ATGATTAAAATATTAAAATATAGTTTTTACGATCTTATGCGCAGTCGCTGGAGCTACGTATATTTCTTGTTTTATCTGCTGTTGGGCTTTGTACTGTTGTTTTTAAACAGCGAGCTGTCTAAGGCTGTAATTACACTGATGAACGTCATTATTGTTTTGGTACCTTTAATCGGGACAATTTTTGGAGTGATGTACTATTATAACTCCAAGGAATTTACCGAACTACTATTGGCTCAACCCATAAAACGCTCCTCCATATTTTTCGGGCAATATCTAGGTGTTGCCGGTTCCCTTACCATGAGTTTGGTGTTGGGGCTTGGGATTCCCTTTGTTTTATACGGGTTATTTGAAAGTAATGCCATTTGGGATTTTTCATTATTGCTTATTACTGGGGCATTTTTAACAATGATATTTACGGCACTTGCTTTTAATATTGCTCTTTCCAATGAAAATAAAATTAAGGGATTTGGATATGCTGTATTGGTCTGGTTGTTTCTAGCAGTAATCTATGACGGTCTGTTTCTAATGTCTTTGATTATCTTTGAACAATACCCATTAGATAGCTTTTCTTTGATCGCTACTATGTTCAATCCTATAGATCTTTCTAGGACCCTTATTCTATTAAAATTGGATATCTCGGCACTATTAGGGTATACAGGAGCAATATTTAAACAGTTTTTCGGAACTAATTTAGGTCTAATAATGTCTGTGGTTATGCTTGCGCTATGGACGATCATACCAGTTTGGCGATTGGGATATAAATCTAGGAGAAAGGATTTTTAA